The genomic DNA GTATGGCTGTTGCAACCGAATTTGCGGCAGTTGCTGCCGGCGCCGAGGTAATTCATTCCTGTATCAACGGATTAGGGGAAAGAACCGGCAATGCCGCTACCGAAGAGCTGATGGTCGGACTTAAAATACTGTTTGGTCTGGAAAATGATTATAAACTGAACAAGATTCAAGAACTTAGCAGTTTGGTTGAAGGCATTTCGGGAGTTTCCTTAGCAGATAACAAACCTATTGTCGGAAAACGCAACTATACAAGGGAATCCGGAATTGGTGTGGATCTGGTTCTTAAACAGCCCTTGGCCATGTTTGCAACGGATCCCTCACTATTTAATCGAAAGGGAGATATTGTACTGGGGAAAAAGAGCGGCAAAGCCTCGATCGAATACTTTCTTGACAAGCTGGGCATAGAAGTACAGCAGGACGCAGTAGAGGCAATCGTGCAAAAAGTCAAGGCTACCGGAGAAGCCAAAAAGGGTCTGTTAACAGAGGACGAATTTATTAAAATTATCGAGACTAGTAGGTGAGCATATGAAAATTAAGACTAAAGTATTGTTAACGCAACCAATCCATGAAAAGGCTATGCAGCTTCTTTCGGATAATGTAGAGGAAGTATTGCTGGCACCAGACTGCGAAATAAGCACCTTGGCAGGATTGTTGGATGAAAAGGTAGAGGGAGTAATAGTACGCTACAATGTTTTTAACAGGGAACTGATTGAAAAAGCACCCAACCTCAAGGTGATTGCCCGCCACGGTATTGGTGTTGAGCTAATTGATTTAAAGGCAGCCACTGAATATGGTGTTATGGTGGTTAATACACTGGATGCCGCAACCGTTTCGGTAGCCGAGCATGTGGTGCTTATGGCTTTGATGCTGAGCAAAAAGATATTGACAGCCGATACTGCTATAAGGCAGGGTAATTATGCCATCAAAGATAAATATCAGCCGGACGACGTGGAGGGAAAAACACTGGGGCTGGTTGGCTTAGGCAGGATTGGGCAGGAAGTTGCCAGGAGATGCCGTGGGCTGGACATGCAGGTGAAAGCCTATGACCCTTATTTGAAAGCGGAGCGGGCTGAATCCATAGGTGTATCCATGGTGAGCACACTGGAAGAACTTCTTAGGACGGCGGACATTGTATCCCTGCATACA from Dehalobacter sp. includes the following:
- a CDS encoding hydroxyacid dehydrogenase, whose translation is MKIKTKVLLTQPIHEKAMQLLSDNVEEVLLAPDCEISTLAGLLDEKVEGVIVRYNVFNRELIEKAPNLKVIARHGIGVELIDLKAATEYGVMVVNTLDAATVSVAEHVVLMALMLSKKILTADTAIRQGNYAIKDKYQPDDVEGKTLGLVGLGRIGQEVARRCRGLDMQVKAYDPYLKAERAESIGVSMVSTLEELLRTADIVSLHTPLTEDTRHMIGEQQLNQMKPGAFLINCSRGAVVDEAALIKALECKRIAGAGLDVFEQEPPAKDNPLFSMENVVVSPHSSSLTQNGKVKMAMGAAEQLLQVLRGEVPAHIVNKEVLKQLR